In a single window of the Hydrogenobaculum sp. 3684 genome:
- a CDS encoding hemolysin family protein, with the protein MDSILLYSLLILFLIFLSGFFASSEVVFFGASNISEEKDKAFYKKLIDKIFKDPQALLVSMLIGNEFVNVLISSVSSGFVINLVGKRWVFLSSIFVSILIFLIGETIPKNVALFLKDRLLKIYAIIFYPYLVATKPFTYIFVAPVKKILKLFGVENISLEKKFSLEHIVYIMQSPANAQEFSEEETQMIQKVSEMRETIVREIMTPRLDIFMLEATQTVKEVINEILEHEHSRIPIYKGTKDNVVGYIHIKDLMPVYQHKDDKLETFLRPIEFIPEVMNIKNLLQEMKKSSSQIMMVVDEHGAISGLITKHDLLEWLAGDLPQEWEDEDEFTKMSSDVYIVEGSASIEEVAATVGFELSENYDYDTLSGFIMANMGKIPKEGDEFEYKGFKFIVDKMDGKKIEHVLIKIPTDKEPNS; encoded by the coding sequence ATGGATAGTATTTTGCTTTACAGCCTTTTAATACTTTTTCTCATATTTTTATCTGGTTTTTTTGCGTCTTCCGAAGTGGTGTTTTTTGGTGCTTCTAATATATCAGAAGAAAAGGATAAAGCGTTTTATAAGAAACTGATAGATAAAATATTTAAAGACCCGCAAGCTCTTTTGGTGTCAATGCTCATTGGAAATGAATTTGTAAATGTTTTAATATCTTCAGTGAGTTCTGGTTTTGTAATAAACCTGGTAGGCAAAAGATGGGTATTTTTATCTAGCATATTTGTCAGTATATTGATATTTTTAATTGGTGAAACTATACCTAAAAATGTTGCTCTTTTCTTGAAAGACAGGCTTTTAAAGATTTACGCAATCATATTTTATCCATATCTTGTAGCCACAAAGCCTTTTACTTATATTTTTGTAGCCCCTGTAAAAAAGATATTAAAACTTTTTGGTGTTGAAAATATAAGCTTGGAAAAGAAGTTTTCTTTAGAGCATATAGTTTACATAATGCAAAGTCCAGCAAACGCTCAGGAATTTTCAGAAGAAGAAACTCAGATGATACAAAAAGTATCCGAGATGAGAGAAACTATAGTAAGAGAAATAATGACTCCAAGGCTTGATATATTTATGTTAGAAGCAACCCAAACCGTAAAGGAAGTTATAAACGAAATATTAGAGCATGAACATAGTAGGATACCTATATACAAAGGCACAAAAGATAACGTGGTTGGTTATATACACATAAAAGACCTTATGCCAGTTTATCAACACAAAGATGATAAGTTAGAGACTTTTTTAAGACCTATTGAATTTATACCGGAGGTTATGAACATAAAAAATCTACTTCAAGAGATGAAAAAATCTTCAAGTCAAATAATGATGGTGGTAGATGAGCACGGTGCCATATCTGGACTCATTACGAAACATGATTTGCTTGAATGGTTGGCAGGAGATTTACCTCAGGAGTGGGAAGATGAGGATGAATTTACCAAGATGTCTTCAGATGTTTATATAGTGGAAGGTTCTGCCTCCATAGAAGAAGTCGCCGCTACCGTTGGTTTTGAACTCTCTGAGAACTACGATTACGATACGTTGAGCGGTTTTATAATGGCAAACATGGGTAAAATTCCAAAAGAAGGCGATGAGTTTGAATACAAAGGTTTTAAGTTTATAGTAGATAAAATGGATGGTAAAAAGATAGAGCATGTACTTATCAAAATACCAACGGATAAAGAGCCAAATAGCTAA
- the purH gene encoding bifunctional phosphoribosylaminoimidazolecarboxamide formyltransferase/IMP cyclohydrolase, which produces MRALISVYDKTGILELAKELLNQGYEILSSGGTYAYLKNAGIDAIEVSEVTGFREILGGRVKTLHPVIHGGILFREDVEKDLEEIKENSIEPIDIVVVNLYPFEKKMKELKDIDALIEFIDIGGPALVRAAAKNHKRVSVLTDVEDYGWFIEKLKMNAISQKDRRYLALKAFRLSSYYDAVIANYFFKVFGFSEKDFKHHTIPMFLKDELRYGENPHQQAYLYENPLEENGIARADVLQGKKMSYNNYLDADSVIKLISEFSNPCCAIVKHNNPSGVATDINILEAYKKAFHCDPEAAFGGIVAFNRVVDKDVAKAIVEHFYEIVIAPDFTEEAVEEFSKKKNLRLVRYENYNQRVDVRSISGGFLLQDIDDKLYESIEVVSLRRPTEQELEDAIFAWKVAKWTKSNAIVIAKNNQTIGIGAGQVSRVDSLRSAIRKAKNFGHDLKGAVVASDAFFPFRDSIDIAAQEGISGTIQPGGSIRDKEVIEAVNEHNMFMIFTHMRHFRH; this is translated from the coding sequence ATGAGAGCACTTATATCTGTATACGATAAAACTGGTATTTTAGAACTGGCTAAGGAGCTTTTGAACCAAGGGTATGAGATTCTATCCAGCGGTGGGACATATGCTTATCTAAAAAATGCTGGGATTGATGCAATAGAAGTGTCTGAGGTAACAGGTTTTAGAGAGATTTTAGGTGGTAGGGTAAAAACCCTCCACCCTGTTATACACGGTGGTATTTTGTTTAGAGAAGACGTAGAAAAAGATTTAGAAGAAATAAAAGAAAACTCTATAGAACCTATTGATATCGTAGTGGTGAACTTGTATCCTTTTGAAAAGAAGATGAAAGAGCTAAAAGACATAGATGCTCTTATAGAGTTTATAGACATAGGGGGTCCTGCTCTTGTAAGAGCCGCTGCTAAAAATCATAAAAGGGTTAGTGTGCTTACAGATGTAGAAGATTACGGATGGTTTATAGAAAAGCTAAAGATGAATGCTATATCTCAAAAAGATAGAAGATACCTTGCGCTAAAAGCTTTTCGGCTTTCTTCTTATTACGATGCTGTTATAGCTAATTATTTCTTTAAAGTATTTGGCTTTTCGGAAAAAGATTTTAAGCATCATACTATACCTATGTTTTTGAAAGATGAATTGAGATACGGTGAAAATCCACATCAGCAAGCTTATCTATACGAAAATCCATTGGAAGAAAATGGTATTGCAAGAGCAGATGTGCTTCAAGGTAAAAAGATGTCTTACAACAACTATCTTGACGCTGATTCTGTGATAAAGCTTATATCAGAATTTTCCAATCCTTGCTGTGCTATCGTAAAACACAACAATCCAAGCGGTGTAGCTACAGATATCAACATTCTAGAAGCTTACAAAAAAGCTTTTCATTGTGATCCTGAAGCTGCGTTTGGTGGTATCGTAGCTTTTAACAGAGTGGTGGATAAAGATGTTGCAAAAGCTATTGTAGAGCATTTTTATGAGATAGTCATAGCTCCAGATTTTACCGAAGAAGCTGTTGAGGAGTTTTCTAAAAAGAAAAATTTAAGGCTGGTAAGGTATGAAAACTACAATCAGAGGGTTGATGTAAGGAGTATATCCGGTGGGTTTTTATTACAGGACATAGATGATAAGCTTTATGAATCTATAGAGGTAGTTTCGTTAAGAAGACCCACTGAGCAAGAGCTAGAGGATGCTATATTTGCTTGGAAAGTGGCAAAATGGACAAAATCAAACGCTATAGTGATAGCTAAAAACAATCAAACTATAGGGATAGGTGCTGGTCAAGTATCGAGGGTAGATTCTTTGAGGAGTGCCATAAGAAAAGCAAAAAACTTTGGGCACGATTTAAAAGGTGCAGTAGTGGCCTCAGATGCTTTTTTCCCATTTAGGGATAGTATAGATATAGCTGCTCAAGAAGGAATATCTGGTACAATACAACCTGGCGGTTCCATAAGAGACAAAGAAGTTATAGAGGCTGTAAACGAGCATAACATGTTTATGATATTTACCCATATGAGGCATTTCAGACATTGA
- a CDS encoding 2-oxoacid:acceptor oxidoreductase subunit alpha: MDLTMIVGGKAGAGIKEAGRLICSALAELGYYVFMYVDYPSLIRGGHNFVSIRLADFPINSVHKKADIIIATDKRSVKEHLEDAKDDTLWIINEVTDKDMIPKAREIIVMPFKEVAPSFFKSTSVFGGVLKLLNIDYEVGLPFVRKLKEPDKNEAIYKDAYEAGVVKFDVKPSGEKKGELVSGNDAIANGAVDGGLDIYFAYPMTPSSSVLHTLAAKKDQLGIKVIHPENEIAVINMAIGAAYAGKRSMVGTSGGGFALMVEALSLAGMTETPVVIYEAQRPGPSTGLPTYSAQSDLLFAIFAGHGDFGKVVIGVSDAEDSYSLTKEALNLAWEYQVPVIVLSDKNAAENYYISSCNEMCSRIKDIRPPKMYEGDPKLYKRYQNVEDGISPLLFPGTKDAVVKANSYEHNEAGITTEDAHITKLMQDKRLRKYQKLKNDILNTKKTYEVFGNKDSDVCLISWGSNKHVLKEVANALNIKFVHVIYLEPFPEEDVKKEVSGKKLIAVECSATKQFERLLHMYGIRPDVNINKYNGRPFFEDEALELVKSYIN; this comes from the coding sequence ATGGATTTGACTATGATAGTTGGAGGAAAAGCGGGTGCTGGTATAAAAGAAGCTGGTAGGCTTATATGTTCTGCTTTGGCAGAGCTTGGGTATTATGTTTTTATGTATGTGGATTACCCATCTCTTATAAGGGGAGGACACAATTTCGTCAGTATAAGATTGGCAGATTTTCCTATAAACAGCGTTCATAAAAAAGCAGACATCATAATAGCTACAGACAAGCGTTCTGTTAAAGAGCACCTTGAGGATGCAAAAGACGATACCCTTTGGATAATAAATGAAGTGACTGACAAAGATATGATACCTAAGGCAAGAGAGATTATCGTGATGCCTTTTAAAGAGGTAGCACCAAGCTTTTTTAAAAGTACATCGGTATTTGGTGGTGTTTTAAAGCTTTTAAACATAGATTACGAAGTAGGCTTGCCTTTCGTAAGAAAATTAAAAGAACCAGACAAAAACGAAGCCATCTACAAAGATGCCTATGAAGCTGGTGTGGTAAAGTTTGATGTAAAACCAAGCGGTGAGAAAAAAGGCGAACTTGTATCTGGAAACGATGCAATAGCCAACGGTGCAGTGGATGGTGGGCTTGATATATACTTTGCCTATCCTATGACTCCTTCTTCTTCGGTTTTACATACGTTAGCGGCTAAAAAAGATCAACTTGGTATAAAAGTAATACACCCAGAAAACGAGATAGCCGTTATAAACATGGCTATAGGAGCCGCTTACGCAGGTAAAAGGTCTATGGTAGGTACATCTGGGGGTGGTTTTGCCCTTATGGTGGAGGCTTTAAGCCTTGCAGGTATGACAGAGACTCCTGTGGTAATATATGAAGCTCAAAGACCAGGCCCAAGCACTGGACTTCCCACTTACAGTGCCCAGTCAGATTTGCTTTTTGCTATTTTTGCAGGGCATGGGGATTTTGGTAAGGTTGTGATTGGAGTGTCAGATGCAGAAGATTCTTACTCTCTTACCAAAGAAGCTTTAAACTTAGCTTGGGAATATCAAGTGCCTGTTATAGTATTAAGCGATAAAAACGCTGCAGAAAACTATTATATATCCTCTTGCAACGAAATGTGTAGCAGAATAAAAGATATAAGACCGCCCAAAATGTATGAAGGAGATCCAAAGCTTTACAAACGCTATCAAAATGTAGAAGATGGCATATCGCCTCTTTTATTCCCTGGTACAAAAGATGCTGTGGTAAAGGCAAACTCCTATGAGCACAACGAAGCTGGTATTACTACAGAAGATGCCCACATCACAAAGCTTATGCAAGATAAAAGACTTAGAAAATATCAAAAGCTAAAAAACGATATTTTAAATACCAAAAAAACTTATGAGGTTTTTGGCAACAAAGATTCGGATGTATGCCTTATCTCTTGGGGTTCTAACAAGCATGTGTTAAAAGAAGTGGCAAATGCCCTAAATATAAAATTTGTGCATGTTATATACTTAGAACCTTTTCCAGAAGAGGATGTTAAAAAAGAGGTATCTGGTAAAAAGCTTATAGCTGTAGAATGCTCTGCCACAAAACAGTTTGAAAGACTTCTTCATATGTACGGTATAAGACCTGATGTAAATATAAATAAATACAATGGAAGACCGTTTTTTGAAGATGAGGCTTTAGAGCTTGTAAAAAGCTATATAAACTAA
- a CDS encoding Tat (twin-arginine translocation) pathway signal sequence domain protein yields MDQSRRNVLKGAILGLGAGMVASALNPTAAKAEEVGALIPKGARTLKELAERLAKAPRRRNFKSLPMVLTDKNQWDWEALDEVFNYRGGPKQVWDNYDIHSAWLNVMRNAMNAQIWSYKNPDFLCVSACHGNAHFAIYDDYVWETYITPLTKGKLKKNVWLKMKPGMLEKDSPTDESGAFSPADNSVEALIERGAVFLACHNQTWEMAGALLKAGINPHHLTHDELSADLTNHIIPQAIVTPGVVATIPELQMRGFHYISTADFPK; encoded by the coding sequence ATGGATCAAAGCAGAAGAAATGTTTTAAAAGGAGCCATACTAGGCTTAGGAGCAGGAATGGTAGCTTCAGCCTTAAACCCAACGGCTGCCAAGGCTGAGGAAGTGGGCGCTTTGATACCAAAAGGTGCAAGGACATTAAAAGAGCTGGCAGAAAGACTTGCAAAAGCCCCAAGAAGAAGAAATTTTAAGTCTCTACCAATGGTTTTAACAGATAAAAATCAATGGGACTGGGAAGCTTTGGACGAAGTGTTCAACTACAGAGGTGGTCCAAAACAAGTATGGGACAATTACGATATACACAGCGCTTGGCTAAACGTTATGAGAAATGCTATGAATGCTCAAATATGGTCTTATAAAAATCCAGATTTCCTTTGTGTAAGCGCATGCCATGGTAATGCACACTTTGCTATATACGATGATTATGTATGGGAAACGTATATAACACCCTTAACAAAAGGAAAGTTAAAGAAAAATGTGTGGCTTAAAATGAAACCAGGTATGCTTGAAAAAGATAGCCCCACAGATGAGTCTGGTGCTTTCTCACCAGCTGATAACAGCGTAGAAGCTCTTATAGAAAGAGGTGCTGTATTTTTAGCTTGCCACAATCAAACCTGGGAAATGGCAGGTGCACTTTTAAAAGCTGGTATAAATCCACATCATCTTACCCACGACGAACTCTCTGCAGATCTTACAAACCACATAATACCACAAGCTATAGTAACCCCAGGCGTGGTAGCTACAATACCAGAGCTTCAAATGAGAGGTTTCCATTATATAAGCACGGCAGATTTTCCAAAATAA
- a CDS encoding ComF family protein, which produces MYLSKYQRIKSQIAKIFDKLYIPDNVCLSCNNYFKPTLQGYVCDDCIASIKPMLFEKETLPYIDSYRIFSSYDKALKEMIIALKFKKASLFAKIIGDIVKDDFFAFVKSINPDIVTYVPVSFFRFWQRGYDQNDILLKALNAQYISIFKRIKHAKPLSLSIDKNQREHIVSGAFKIKKEFVFNLEGKKVLVFDDILTTGATATQIAKILKMHAVKEVYFYFIASHKKHVNML; this is translated from the coding sequence ATGTACTTATCAAAATACCAACGGATAAAGAGCCAAATAGCTAAGATTTTTGACAAACTTTACATACCAGACAACGTTTGTCTTAGCTGTAACAACTATTTTAAGCCGACGCTTCAGGGTTATGTTTGCGATGATTGTATAGCATCTATAAAACCTATGCTTTTTGAAAAAGAAACTCTTCCTTACATAGATTCCTATAGGATTTTTAGTAGCTACGACAAAGCTTTAAAAGAAATGATAATCGCCTTAAAATTTAAGAAAGCCTCTTTGTTTGCAAAAATAATAGGGGATATTGTAAAAGATGATTTTTTTGCTTTTGTAAAATCTATAAACCCTGATATTGTTACCTATGTGCCAGTTTCTTTCTTTAGATTTTGGCAAAGGGGTTATGACCAGAATGATATCTTGTTAAAAGCCTTAAACGCTCAATACATATCTATTTTTAAACGTATAAAACACGCTAAACCTTTATCTCTTAGCATTGACAAAAATCAAAGAGAACATATTGTTTCTGGGGCTTTTAAGATAAAAAAAGAGTTTGTATTTAATTTGGAAGGTAAAAAAGTTTTAGTCTTTGATGATATATTAACTACAGGAGCTACTGCTACTCAAATAGCAAAAATCCTTAAGATGCACGCTGTAAAAGAGGTTTATTTTTATTTTATAGCCTCCCACAAAAAACATGTTAATATGTTATAA
- a CDS encoding substrate-binding domain-containing protein produces the protein MKKALLALSVMALGAAAFATTDLNPYEMPPHTPPWSRKPVVSPDVHSANNPAVYKGFDFTIPPVDNVVDFHGDLNAANKDGLVVYVGGNYYFAVTRLIKAFEKEYPQYKGKVFIITIPPGKLLQAIEHYHDTFTIGDMTFTAKPDIYAGGAFGVKKCIKDGFCEASTFTPYVTNTLAIEVYKGNPKHIHSLQDLARKDVKVIMPNPKFEGIARRIEAALEKCGGKKLKDAIFGPHGKAILTEIHHRQTPLAIMEHIADAGVVWHSEVEAQMKQYHNPLEGVPIPAKCNYEAIYAAAEVKGAPHPQAAKDWLHFLKTPAALKVFEFYGFKPYEGKR, from the coding sequence ATGAAAAAAGCTTTACTAGCTTTAAGTGTAATGGCGTTAGGCGCCGCAGCTTTTGCAACCACAGATTTAAACCCTTATGAAATGCCACCGCACACACCACCATGGAGCAGAAAACCAGTTGTTAGCCCAGATGTTCACAGTGCCAATAATCCAGCTGTTTACAAGGGTTTTGATTTTACAATACCCCCAGTGGATAATGTTGTGGACTTTCACGGCGATTTAAACGCTGCCAACAAAGATGGTTTGGTAGTGTATGTAGGCGGTAACTATTATTTTGCTGTTACAAGACTTATAAAGGCTTTTGAAAAAGAATATCCTCAATACAAAGGCAAGGTATTTATAATAACAATACCTCCAGGTAAGCTTTTACAAGCAATAGAACATTACCACGATACGTTTACAATAGGCGATATGACATTTACCGCCAAACCAGATATATATGCTGGCGGTGCTTTTGGTGTGAAAAAATGTATAAAAGATGGTTTTTGTGAAGCTTCTACATTTACCCCATATGTTACAAACACACTTGCTATAGAAGTCTACAAAGGCAATCCAAAGCATATACATAGCCTCCAAGATTTGGCAAGAAAAGATGTGAAAGTAATCATGCCAAATCCAAAGTTTGAAGGTATAGCAAGAAGAATAGAAGCTGCCCTTGAAAAATGTGGTGGTAAGAAGTTAAAAGATGCCATATTTGGTCCACACGGTAAGGCAATATTGACAGAAATACACCACAGACAAACCCCGCTTGCAATTATGGAGCATATAGCCGATGCCGGTGTTGTATGGCACTCTGAAGTAGAAGCTCAAATGAAACAATACCACAATCCTCTTGAAGGTGTGCCAATACCAGCAAAATGCAACTATGAAGCTATATACGCTGCTGCTGAAGTAAAAGGTGCTCCACACCCACAAGCAGCTAAAGATTGGTTGCACTTCTTAAAGACACCAGCAGCTCTAAAAGTATTTGAATTCTACGGCTTCAAACCCTACGAAGGAAAAAGATAA
- a CDS encoding ABC transporter ATP-binding protein: MNLLKIEALNKSFDKSRYILNNINLEILQNQSFCLIGPSGSGKSTLGKCILRFIKPDSGKIYFNGKDIYTIKDYPRYVSFVPQDPMSSINPRFKVLDAILEPLRIMSLAFNIKNIINDILALGLKEELFNKKIRDLSGGERQRVAIARAFIANPKLVIADEPTSSLDAIHKNNIASLFLKVKSNKTLFLITHDIKFAQKICDKIGVMYNGNIVEVGDAEDIFKNPKHAFTKTLLNSYSLDCKQYSYG, encoded by the coding sequence ATGAATTTATTAAAGATAGAAGCTCTAAATAAATCCTTTGATAAAAGTCGTTATATCTTAAACAATATAAATCTTGAAATATTGCAAAACCAATCTTTTTGTTTGATAGGGCCATCTGGCTCTGGTAAATCAACCTTAGGAAAATGTATACTGAGATTTATTAAGCCAGATTCTGGAAAAATTTATTTTAATGGGAAAGATATATACACTATAAAAGATTATCCAAGATATGTATCTTTTGTACCTCAAGACCCAATGTCCTCTATAAACCCTCGTTTTAAGGTTTTAGACGCAATATTAGAACCACTTCGTATAATGTCTTTGGCTTTTAATATAAAAAATATAATAAACGATATTTTGGCACTTGGGTTAAAAGAGGAGCTTTTTAATAAGAAGATAAGAGATTTATCGGGGGGAGAGCGTCAAAGGGTAGCAATAGCAAGAGCTTTCATAGCAAACCCAAAGCTTGTAATAGCCGATGAACCCACCTCTTCTTTGGATGCTATTCATAAAAACAACATAGCTTCTTTATTCTTGAAAGTTAAAAGCAACAAAACACTTTTTCTAATTACACACGATATAAAATTTGCACAGAAAATTTGTGATAAAATTGGGGTTATGTACAATGGGAATATAGTTGAGGTAGGTGATGCCGAGGATATTTTTAAAAATCCAAAACATGCGTTTACAAAAACACTTTTAAATAGCTACTCTTTGGATTGCAAGCAGTATTCCTATGGATAG
- a CDS encoding nitronate monooxygenase family protein: protein MKLPPLRIRHIEVEIPIIQGGMGVGISWEKLAGAVASCGAIGVVSSVGTGYRFLDLVKKDKFGRPIGTENAHNSEALRLIIQKAKEIAGGKGAIGVNILSAINDYGRVANEAAKFGADLIISGAGLPLKLPEYTEGYDTALVPIVSSARALNLIAKTWKKRYNRLPDAVVLEGPMSGGHQGFKYEDCFKPEFQLENLFDEVYKEAQEWGNIPLIVAGGVWDYNDIKTYIQRGAAGVQMATRFAVTKESDAPLVYKELLLNAEEKDIILLKSPVGYPLRVIKTPFVERLLNGYNGWKGCVSDCVAPCKHGEEAKKVGFCIADRLGAACLGNVEEGIFISGANGYKLKKQGIISVCELIDMLTGKIPDPTVENKETFTEVV from the coding sequence ATGAAATTACCACCGCTTAGAATAAGGCATATAGAGGTGGAGATACCTATTATACAAGGGGGTATGGGCGTAGGTATTTCTTGGGAAAAATTAGCAGGAGCTGTTGCTTCCTGCGGTGCAATTGGAGTTGTCTCCTCTGTGGGTACAGGCTATAGATTTTTAGATCTTGTTAAAAAAGATAAGTTTGGAAGGCCAATAGGCACTGAAAATGCTCACAACAGCGAAGCTTTAAGGCTTATTATTCAAAAAGCTAAAGAAATAGCTGGTGGGAAAGGTGCCATAGGTGTGAATATACTATCTGCTATAAATGATTACGGTAGAGTGGCAAACGAAGCTGCCAAGTTTGGAGCTGATTTAATCATATCTGGAGCAGGGCTTCCTTTGAAGTTGCCAGAGTATACAGAAGGCTATGATACTGCGTTAGTGCCTATAGTATCTTCTGCTAGGGCTTTAAACCTTATAGCCAAAACATGGAAAAAGCGCTACAACAGGTTACCAGATGCTGTCGTTTTAGAAGGCCCCATGTCTGGTGGTCATCAAGGTTTTAAGTATGAAGATTGTTTTAAGCCGGAGTTTCAGCTTGAAAATTTGTTTGATGAGGTTTACAAAGAGGCTCAAGAATGGGGTAATATACCTCTTATAGTGGCAGGTGGTGTTTGGGATTACAACGATATAAAAACATACATTCAAAGAGGGGCAGCCGGTGTACAGATGGCTACCAGGTTTGCAGTTACAAAAGAAAGCGATGCACCGCTTGTATATAAGGAGCTTCTTTTGAACGCTGAAGAAAAGGATATAATACTTCTAAAATCCCCAGTGGGATATCCTTTGAGGGTTATAAAAACTCCTTTTGTGGAAAGGCTTTTAAACGGGTATAACGGCTGGAAAGGATGTGTCTCTGATTGTGTAGCCCCTTGTAAGCACGGAGAGGAGGCTAAAAAAGTAGGTTTTTGTATAGCCGATAGACTTGGAGCTGCTTGTCTTGGCAACGTAGAAGAAGGTATTTTTATAAGCGGTGCCAACGGGTACAAGTTGAAAAAGCAAGGTATTATATCTGTTTGTGAGCTTATAGATATGCTTACTGGCAAAATACCAGATCCTACTGTAGAAAACAAAGAGACATTTACAGAGGTGGTATAA
- the acs gene encoding acetate--CoA ligase: MNNEVLLKVEEKINPPAHILEEAHIKDYESIYKKSIENPDAFWTEVAQDITWFKPFSKVLEWNFPYAKWFLDAKLNASYNCLDRHIEEGHRNKVAYIGVNEDLEEHKITYGELLELVNRLANGLKSLGLKKGDRVSIYMPNTVEAVASMLACARIGVIHQVVFAGFSEGALRTRVGDAGASAIITATYTKRRGKKVELLPTALEAIKGLDSIKHVICWDRDNAGLPEGVLSFYDIVKSQKPECEPEHMDSEDPLFILYTSGTTGKPKGVIHTTGGYMVNVHFTTKNVFALKPNDIYWCTADIGWITGHSYIVYGPLSVGVTSVIFEGAPDYKDPSTWWKIVEKYRVNKFYTAPTAVRLFMRYGEQWPEAHDLSSLKILGSVGEPINPEAWHWYYEHIGHKNCAIVDTWWQTETGAHMITTLPGNPMKPGKAGKPLPGVEVAIVDKNGNPVPPNTVGYIVIKNPWPSMMRDCWGQPERYKKYWTEIPGNVYNADDLGSIDEEGYIMIVGRADDVLSVAGHRIGTMEVESAIVDHEAVAEAAVIGKPDPIKGEHIKAFVILKQGYTPSEELKKSIQEHVKHVLGAIAYPEEIEFVDKLPKTRSGKIMRRILKAKELGLDVGDVSTLED; this comes from the coding sequence ATGAACAACGAAGTACTTTTAAAAGTGGAGGAGAAGATAAATCCACCAGCCCACATATTGGAGGAGGCTCATATAAAAGATTACGAGTCTATTTACAAAAAATCAATAGAAAATCCAGATGCTTTTTGGACAGAAGTAGCACAAGACATTACATGGTTTAAACCATTTTCAAAGGTTTTAGAATGGAATTTCCCATACGCCAAATGGTTTTTAGATGCTAAATTAAACGCTTCTTACAACTGTCTTGATAGGCATATAGAAGAAGGGCATAGAAACAAAGTAGCTTATATAGGAGTAAACGAAGATTTAGAAGAGCATAAAATTACCTATGGGGAGCTTCTTGAGCTTGTAAATAGACTTGCAAATGGATTGAAAAGCTTAGGCCTTAAAAAAGGCGATAGAGTTTCTATATACATGCCAAACACAGTTGAAGCTGTGGCAAGCATGCTGGCTTGTGCTCGCATAGGAGTCATACATCAAGTGGTGTTTGCTGGGTTTAGTGAAGGTGCTTTAAGAACAAGGGTAGGAGATGCTGGAGCAAGCGCTATAATAACCGCTACATACACAAAAAGACGTGGTAAAAAAGTAGAGCTTTTGCCCACCGCTTTAGAAGCTATAAAAGGTCTTGATTCGATCAAACATGTAATATGTTGGGATAGAGATAACGCTGGCCTTCCAGAGGGTGTGCTCAGCTTTTACGATATTGTTAAAAGCCAAAAACCAGAATGTGAACCAGAACATATGGATTCTGAAGATCCACTGTTTATACTCTATACTTCTGGTACCACCGGTAAGCCTAAAGGTGTTATACATACCACCGGTGGATACATGGTAAATGTGCATTTTACCACAAAAAACGTATTTGCCCTAAAGCCAAACGATATATATTGGTGTACTGCTGATATAGGTTGGATAACAGGGCATTCTTACATAGTCTATGGGCCGTTGTCTGTGGGTGTTACAAGCGTTATATTTGAAGGAGCTCCAGACTATAAAGACCCATCCACTTGGTGGAAGATAGTAGAAAAATATAGAGTAAACAAGTTTTATACTGCTCCAACAGCTGTTAGACTTTTTATGAGATACGGAGAGCAATGGCCAGAAGCTCATGATCTATCTTCTCTTAAAATCCTTGGTTCTGTGGGCGAACCTATAAATCCTGAAGCTTGGCACTGGTACTACGAGCATATAGGACATAAAAATTGCGCCATAGTAGATACTTGGTGGCAAACAGAGACCGGAGCTCACATGATAACTACTTTACCAGGCAATCCTATGAAACCAGGTAAAGCCGGTAAGCCACTTCCAGGTGTTGAAGTAGCTATAGTGGATAAAAATGGTAATCCCGTACCTCCTAACACAGTAGGTTATATAGTTATAAAAAATCCTTGGCCATCTATGATGAGAGATTGCTGGGGACAACCTGAACGCTATAAAAAATATTGGACTGAGATACCAGGCAATGTTTACAACGCCGATGACTTAGGCTCTATAGATGAAGAAGGTTATATTATGATAGTGGGTAGAGCCGACGATGTACTTTCTGTGGCTGGTCATCGTATAGGTACTATGGAAGTAGAAAGCGCCATAGTAGATCACGAAGCTGTGGCTGAGGCTGCTGTTATAGGTAAACCAGACCCAATAAAGGGCGAACATATAAAGGCTTTTGTAATACTAAAACAAGGATACACACCTTCTGAAGAGCTAAAAAAGAGTATTCAAGAGCATGTAAAACATGTGCTTGGGGCTATAGCCTATCCAGAGGAGATAGAGTTTGTGGATAAACTACCAAAAACAAGAAGCGGAAAGATTATGAGAAGGATATTAAAGGCTAAGGAACTCGGCCTTGATGTAGGTGATGTATCTACCTTAGAGGATTGA